Part of the Azospirillum formosense genome is shown below.
CCCATGGGCGGGCTGATGGTGCTGGCGCTGCTGGGCGCTTTGACGCTCCAGGCGGTGGCCGGTCTCTTCACCACCGACGACATCCTGGTGGACGGGCCGCTGGTGGCGCAGGCGTCGGGGAGCGTGGTGGCGGGCTTCAGCACGCTGCACCGCATCCTGGCCGACGGAATCCTGATCCTGATCGGCGTGCATGTGCTGGCCGTGCTGGCCTATCTGGTCGTGAAGCGGGACAATCTGATCCGCCCGATGGTCACGGGGCGGAAGGCGATCCCGGCGGATGCGCCGGTCGAATCGCCCAAGCGCCGCCCGGCCGCTCTGGCCCTGGCGGTTCTGGCCGCGGCGGCCGGCCTGGTGGCGGCGGTGG
Proteins encoded:
- a CDS encoding cytochrome b/b6 domain-containing protein, with the translated sequence MVVGNTTNRTKARREVAVWDLPTRLFHWSLVLLVTVAVVSAKTDRMTIHMLAGEAILALLLFRLVWGLIGSQTARFSHFVKGPRAVLAYACGMVRAGRGGREPAPVVGHNPMGGLMVLALLGALTLQAVAGLFTTDDILVDGPLVAQASGSVVAGFSTLHRILADGILILIGVHVLAVLAYLVVKRDNLIRPMVTGRKAIPADAPVESPKRRPAALALAVLAAAAGLVAAVVQAG